Proteins from one Burkholderia oklahomensis C6786 genomic window:
- a CDS encoding DMT family transporter, producing the protein MTSAAEAPSAALRGALYVALSAAAFGAMAIFGRYAYAGGADVLGLLIVRFSIAGALLAVIARRRRVSWPRGRALGAIVGMGALGYVGQSLCYFSALQHAQASLVALLLYLYPAFVTLLAAWWLGERLTRAKAVALALCVAGSALMVGGGRGEPLGIALALGAAVVYSLYIVVGAKAARGVDPLATVAIICCAAAATLVALALVRTVAFDAPPHWPRAASGWAALVAIALVSTVAAMLAFFAGLERLGAARTSMLSTLEPVVTVALAASLFGETLTPLQWAGGVAILAAVLWLVRAGDAGDEAESKAIAGA; encoded by the coding sequence ATGACCTCCGCCGCAGAAGCGCCGTCCGCCGCGTTGCGCGGCGCGCTGTACGTCGCATTGTCCGCTGCCGCGTTCGGCGCGATGGCGATCTTCGGCCGTTACGCATACGCGGGCGGCGCCGACGTGCTCGGCCTCCTGATCGTCCGCTTCTCGATCGCGGGCGCGCTGCTCGCCGTCATTGCGCGGCGGCGGCGCGTGAGCTGGCCGCGCGGTCGCGCGCTCGGCGCGATCGTCGGCATGGGCGCACTCGGCTACGTCGGCCAGTCGCTGTGCTATTTCAGCGCGCTGCAGCACGCGCAGGCGAGCCTCGTCGCGCTGCTGCTCTATCTGTATCCGGCGTTCGTCACGCTGCTTGCCGCATGGTGGCTCGGCGAGCGGCTCACGCGCGCGAAGGCGGTCGCGCTTGCGCTGTGCGTCGCCGGCTCGGCGCTGATGGTGGGCGGCGGCCGCGGCGAGCCGCTCGGCATCGCGCTCGCGCTCGGCGCGGCGGTCGTCTATTCGCTGTACATCGTCGTCGGCGCGAAGGCGGCGCGCGGCGTCGATCCGCTCGCGACCGTCGCGATCATCTGCTGCGCCGCGGCCGCGACGCTCGTCGCGCTCGCGCTCGTGCGCACGGTCGCGTTCGACGCGCCGCCGCATTGGCCGCGCGCGGCGTCCGGCTGGGCGGCGCTCGTCGCGATCGCGCTCGTGTCGACCGTCGCCGCGATGCTCGCGTTCTTCGCCGGCCTCGAACGGCTCGGCGCTGCGCGGACGTCGATGCTGTCGACGCTCGAGCCCGTCGTGACGGTCGCGCTCGCCGCGTCGCTGTTCGGCGAGACGCTGACGCCGCTGCAATGGGCGGGCGGCGTCGCGATCCTCGCGGCGGTGCTGTGGCTCGTGCGCGCGGGCGACGCGGGCGACGAAGCGGAATCGAAGGCGATCGCGGGCGCGTGA
- a CDS encoding c-type cytochrome — MNKFVGKHVAATVLAALAALSASAQAAGVVGNPKDGASKAAMCIGCHGIEGYRVAYPEVYRVPLLGGQNQVYLENALKAYRKKDRHFPSMNAIAESLTDQDVADLAAYYAAQKPDSKNNPYK, encoded by the coding sequence ATGAACAAATTCGTCGGCAAACATGTCGCTGCCACAGTGCTTGCGGCGCTCGCGGCGCTATCCGCCAGTGCGCAGGCGGCCGGTGTGGTCGGCAACCCGAAGGACGGGGCGAGCAAGGCTGCGATGTGCATCGGCTGCCACGGCATCGAAGGCTACCGCGTCGCCTACCCGGAGGTCTACCGGGTTCCGCTCCTCGGCGGCCAGAACCAGGTTTATCTCGAGAACGCGCTGAAGGCCTACCGGAAGAAGGATCGCCATTTCCCGTCGATGAACGCGATCGCCGAATCGTTGACGGATCAGGACGTCGCCGATCTCGCGGCCTACTACGCCGCGCAAAAGCCCGATTCGAAGAACAATCCCTACAAGTAA
- the nth gene encoding endonuclease III — protein MNANKRRAIFETLQSLNPHPTTELEYTTPFELLIAVMLSAQATDVSVNKAMRKMFPVANTPKKIVALGEEGVADYIKTIGLYRTKAKNVVAACQILLERYDGKVPAEREALESLPGVGRKTANVVLNTAFGQPTIAVDTHIFRVANRTGLAPGKDVRAVEAALEKFTPKEFLHDAHHWLILHGRYVCKARRPECWHCAIEPLCEYKPKTPAPVQ, from the coding sequence ATGAACGCCAACAAACGACGCGCGATCTTCGAAACGCTGCAAAGCCTCAACCCGCATCCGACGACCGAACTCGAATACACGACGCCGTTCGAACTGCTGATCGCGGTGATGCTGTCGGCGCAGGCGACCGACGTATCGGTCAACAAGGCGATGCGCAAGATGTTCCCGGTCGCCAACACGCCGAAGAAGATCGTCGCGCTCGGCGAGGAAGGCGTCGCCGACTACATCAAGACGATCGGCCTCTATCGGACGAAGGCGAAGAACGTCGTCGCGGCATGCCAGATCCTGCTCGAGCGCTACGACGGCAAAGTGCCCGCCGAGCGCGAAGCGCTCGAGAGCCTGCCGGGCGTCGGCCGCAAGACCGCGAACGTCGTGCTCAACACCGCGTTCGGTCAGCCGACGATCGCCGTCGATACGCACATCTTCCGCGTTGCGAACCGTACGGGGCTCGCGCCCGGCAAGGACGTGCGCGCGGTCGAAGCCGCGCTCGAGAAGTTCACGCCGAAGGAATTCCTGCACGACGCGCATCACTGGCTGATCCTGCACGGGCGCTACGTATGCAAGGCGCGGCGGCCGGAGTGCTGGCATTGCGCGATCGAGCCGCTTTGCGAATACAAGCCGAAGACGCCGGCGCCGGTGCAGTGA
- a CDS encoding DUF1841 family protein translates to MFNPSRDDVRRFFIDTWRKQRSGEILTPLEAIAADWIVEHPEYHAELEDAERSTAHDYTPDEGRTNPFLHLSMHLAISEQLSIDQPPGIRAAHEKLAARFGSAHDAQHAIMECLGETIWEAQRTNTPPDSDAYLQRVLQRASRG, encoded by the coding sequence ATGTTCAATCCGAGCCGCGACGACGTGCGTCGCTTTTTCATCGACACCTGGCGCAAGCAGCGCTCGGGCGAGATCCTCACGCCGCTCGAAGCGATCGCGGCCGACTGGATCGTCGAGCATCCCGAATACCACGCGGAACTCGAGGACGCCGAGCGCTCGACCGCGCACGATTACACGCCCGACGAGGGACGCACGAATCCATTCCTGCATTTGTCGATGCATCTCGCGATCAGCGAGCAGTTGTCGATCGACCAGCCGCCCGGCATCCGGGCCGCGCACGAGAAGCTCGCCGCCCGCTTCGGCTCCGCGCACGACGCGCAGCACGCGATCATGGAATGTCTCGGCGAGACGATCTGGGAAGCGCAGCGCACGAATACGCCGCCCGATTCCGACGCCTATCTGCAACGGGTCCTGCAGCGCGCTTCGCGCGGTTGA
- a CDS encoding c-type cytochrome, producing MKKPQTALKTAAALALAAGFAIGTAHAADVAKGKELVESHNCAACHGAKLDNPINAEYPRLAGQHADYLVWAMRQYQMGLTNPLLGRNNAIMQAQVQSLSVADMKDIAAYLESLQGSLVFKK from the coding sequence ATGAAGAAGCCTCAGACGGCACTCAAGACGGCGGCGGCGCTCGCGCTCGCAGCCGGCTTCGCGATCGGCACCGCGCATGCGGCGGACGTCGCGAAGGGCAAGGAACTCGTCGAGTCGCACAACTGCGCGGCCTGCCACGGCGCGAAACTCGACAATCCGATCAACGCCGAATATCCGCGCCTCGCGGGCCAGCACGCCGACTACCTGGTCTGGGCGATGCGCCAGTATCAGATGGGCCTGACGAACCCGCTTCTCGGTCGCAACAACGCGATCATGCAGGCGCAGGTGCAGAGCCTGTCGGTCGCCGACATGAAGGACATTGCCGCGTATCTCGAATCGCTGCAAGGCAGCCTCGTGTTCAAGAAGTAA